In Granulicatella elegans, one genomic interval encodes:
- a CDS encoding gluconate 5-dehydrogenase codes for MTNELFSLKGKVALVTGAVYGIGFAIAEALASAGATIVFNDRNKSGVEKGLANYAEKGIKAYGYVCDVTDEPGVQEMVRKIESEVGVIDILVNNAGIIKRIPMHEMSAEDFRQVIDVDLNAPFIMAKAVIPSMIQNGGGKIINICSMMSELGRETVSAYAAAKGGLKMLTRNIASEYGSYNIQCNGIGPGYIATPQTAPLREIQPDGERHPFDKFIIAKTPAERWGEAEDLKGPAIFLASHASDFVNGHILYVDGGILAYIGKQP; via the coding sequence ATGACAAATGAATTATTTTCATTAAAAGGGAAAGTTGCACTGGTAACTGGTGCAGTATATGGAATTGGATTTGCAATTGCAGAAGCCTTAGCAAGTGCAGGCGCAACTATAGTGTTTAATGACAGAAATAAAAGTGGCGTTGAAAAAGGTTTAGCTAACTATGCTGAAAAGGGAATCAAAGCATATGGATATGTTTGTGATGTTACTGATGAACCTGGCGTTCAAGAGATGGTTAGAAAAATCGAATCAGAAGTAGGTGTAATTGATATACTAGTTAATAATGCTGGTATTATCAAACGTATTCCAATGCATGAAATGTCAGCTGAGGATTTCCGACAAGTTATTGATGTAGATTTAAATGCTCCGTTTATTATGGCTAAAGCAGTGATTCCATCAATGATTCAAAATGGGGGAGGTAAGATTATCAATATCTGTTCGATGATGAGTGAGTTGGGACGTGAAACGGTTTCTGCGTATGCTGCTGCAAAAGGTGGGTTGAAGATGTTAACTCGTAATATTGCATCAGAATATGGTAGTTACAATATACAATGTAATGGGATTGGACCAGGATATATTGCAACACCTCAAACAGCCCCTCTTCGCGAAATTCAACCAGATGGAGAAAGACATCCATTTGATAAATTCATTATTGCAAAAACTCCGGCTGAACGATGGGGAGAAGCAGAGGATTTAAAAGGACCTGCAATCTTTTTAGCAAGTCATGCTAGCGATTTTGTAAATGGTCATATTTTGTATGTGGATGGTGGTATTTTAGCGTATATTGGAAAACAACCTTAA
- the kduI gene encoding 5-dehydro-4-deoxy-D-glucuronate isomerase, with protein METRYTHSPEDIRHYSTEQLRKEFLVEKVFEPNKVKLTYTHNDRMIFGGIMPLEEKLSIELSTELGGEYFLQRREMGVINIGGPGIIEIDGVSENMVKQDGYYIGKETKDITFSSVSSENPAKFYIVSVPAHHKYPNKKLSIEKIIPLCTGDSSTLNQRKIYQYVHPNQCESCQLQLGYTVLEPGSSWNTMPCHTHERRMETYLYFDMEPDTRVFHFMGTPQETKHLVIGNEEACISPSWSIHSGVGTSNYTFIWGMAGENITYTDMDMVPMQELK; from the coding sequence ATGGAAACAAGATATACACATAGTCCAGAGGATATCAGACATTATTCTACAGAACAATTGAGAAAGGAATTTTTAGTAGAAAAAGTTTTTGAACCAAATAAAGTGAAGTTAACATATACTCATAATGATCGTATGATTTTTGGTGGTATAATGCCGTTAGAAGAAAAATTAAGTATAGAATTATCTACTGAATTAGGGGGAGAGTATTTTCTTCAAAGACGTGAGATGGGTGTTATTAATATTGGAGGACCTGGTATTATAGAAATTGATGGAGTTTCTGAAAATATGGTAAAACAAGATGGATATTATATTGGAAAAGAAACAAAAGATATTACTTTTTCAAGTGTATCTTCAGAAAATCCAGCTAAATTTTATATTGTTTCAGTTCCGGCACATCATAAATACCCAAATAAAAAATTGAGTATTGAAAAGATTATTCCACTTTGTACGGGGGATTCCAGTACATTAAATCAAAGAAAGATTTATCAATATGTTCATCCTAATCAATGTGAAAGTTGTCAACTACAATTAGGATATACTGTACTTGAGCCAGGTAGTTCATGGAATACAATGCCATGCCATACACATGAACGTAGAATGGAAACATATCTTTATTTTGATATGGAACCTGATACAAGAGTGTTTCATTTTATGGGTACTCCACAAGAAACAAAACATTTAGTAATTGGGAACGAAGAGGCTTGTATTTCACCTAGTTGGTCAATTCACTCAGGAGTTGGTACTTCAAACTATACATTCATTTGGGGAATGGCGGGAGAAAATATTACCTATACGGATATGGATATGGTACCTATGCAAGAACTAAAATAG
- a CDS encoding sugar ABC transporter ATP-binding protein, protein MSNPVILEMKGIVKSFGPVKALKGVDFDLRTGEVHALMGENGAGKSTLMKVLTGIYKPNEGTIHYNGKQVEYSKPKEAMDDGIVIVHQELNMMNDLTVAQNIFIGREEISQGLFIDDNTANKKAKELFNLLKLDINPQEKVGHLTVGKQQMVEIAKALSMDAKVIVFDEPTAALTESEINELFAIIDDLRQKGVGITYISHRMDEIARITDRVTVMRDGEYVGTVNTKDTTKDEIIAMMVGRAIYEDPKAASAVPEDAPVVLEVEHLNAGSTVKDVSFVLRKGEILGFSGLMGAGRTEVARLLFGADKKDSGTIKINGKEVDIKSPQDAIREGIGYLSEDRKRYGCIVDMTIANNTVMTNLDKYVHGGLINDAEIVTASDKFVKSLRTKTPSSKQLVRNLSGGNQQKVVIAKWLEQDSDILIFDEPTRGIDVGAKSEIYTLMNELVAQGKSIIMISSELTEILRMSDRIVVMCEGRKTGELDISQATQERILALATDR, encoded by the coding sequence ATGAGTAATCCAGTTATTCTTGAAATGAAGGGAATCGTAAAAAGCTTTGGACCAGTAAAAGCCTTAAAAGGTGTAGATTTCGACTTAAGAACTGGTGAAGTACACGCCCTAATGGGTGAAAATGGTGCAGGAAAATCCACATTAATGAAAGTTTTAACAGGAATTTATAAACCGAATGAAGGAACGATTCACTATAACGGAAAACAAGTGGAATATTCAAAACCAAAAGAAGCAATGGATGATGGTATTGTTATTGTTCACCAAGAATTAAATATGATGAATGATTTAACAGTAGCACAAAATATTTTCATTGGTCGTGAAGAAATTAGTCAAGGTTTATTTATTGATGATAATACTGCGAATAAAAAGGCAAAAGAATTATTCAACTTGTTAAAACTGGATATTAATCCACAAGAAAAAGTGGGTCATTTAACAGTTGGAAAACAACAAATGGTTGAAATTGCAAAAGCGTTATCGATGGATGCTAAAGTTATCGTATTCGATGAACCAACTGCAGCTTTAACAGAATCAGAAATCAATGAATTGTTCGCGATTATTGATGATTTACGTCAAAAAGGTGTAGGAATCACTTATATTTCTCACCGTATGGATGAAATTGCTCGTATTACTGACCGAGTAACAGTTATGCGTGATGGTGAATATGTCGGTACAGTAAATACAAAAGATACAACTAAAGATGAAATTATTGCGATGATGGTAGGACGTGCAATTTATGAAGATCCAAAAGCAGCATCAGCTGTGCCAGAAGATGCACCAGTAGTCTTAGAAGTAGAACATTTAAATGCAGGAAGCACTGTAAAAGATGTAAGTTTTGTATTAAGAAAAGGCGAAATCTTAGGCTTCTCTGGTTTAATGGGGGCAGGTCGTACAGAAGTAGCTCGTTTACTATTCGGTGCGGATAAAAAAGACAGCGGTACTATTAAGATTAACGGAAAAGAAGTGGATATTAAATCACCTCAAGATGCTATTCGTGAAGGTATTGGATATTTGTCTGAAGACCGCAAACGTTATGGATGTATTGTGGATATGACAATTGCTAATAATACAGTAATGACAAACTTAGATAAGTATGTACATGGGGGGTTAATTAATGATGCAGAAATTGTTACAGCAAGTGATAAATTTGTTAAATCATTAAGAACAAAAACACCATCCTCAAAACAATTAGTTCGTAATTTGTCAGGTGGTAATCAACAAAAAGTTGTTATCGCGAAATGGTTAGAACAAGATAGTGATATCTTAATCTTTGATGAACCAACTCGAGGAATTGACGTTGGGGCAAAAAGTGAGATTTATACATTAATGAACGAGCTAGTTGCTCAAGGAAAATCAATCATTATGATTTCTTCAGAATTAACAGAAATACTACGTATGAGTGACCGTATTGTTGTTATGTGTGAAGGTCGTAAAACAGGAGAACTTGACATTAGTCAAGCAACACAAGAACGTATCTTAGCTTTAGCTACAGATCGATAA
- a CDS encoding iron-containing alcohol dehydrogenase, translated as MSTFYVPAINLIGRGVVSEIGSYVKDLGYNKALLVTDKFIESSEILPKVTKPLDEAEIDYVVFSDVEPNPTCKNVTDGVSALKENNCDFIISLGGGSPQDAASCISVIATNGGKPQDYEGLHKSAKKGLPVVAINTTAGTSAEITINYVITDEERKVKMVMVDKNSLALISVNDPELMVSKPAPLTAATGMDALTHAVEALVTPGAYGVTKKLSIGAIELIKEYLPRAVKDGHDIEAREGMVNAIFLGGMSFNNAGLGYVHSMAHQLGAVYKLPHGVCCAMLLPVIERENAKRVPAAFRDVAKALGLDPAGKTDEECAAYAIKEIETLSETVGIPKKLTELGIEEKDFDFEYLSNNALIDACAPGNPFMPTLEETIAFYKELF; from the coding sequence ATGTCAACATTTTATGTACCAGCAATTAACTTAATCGGAAGAGGAGTAGTAAGTGAAATTGGTTCTTATGTAAAAGATTTAGGTTACAACAAGGCTTTATTAGTAACGGATAAATTTATCGAATCAAGTGAAATTCTTCCTAAAGTTACAAAACCTTTAGATGAAGCAGAAATTGATTATGTTGTATTCTCTGATGTAGAACCTAACCCAACTTGTAAAAACGTAACAGATGGTGTTAGCGCATTAAAAGAAAACAACTGTGACTTCATTATTAGTTTAGGTGGTGGATCTCCACAAGATGCTGCAAGCTGTATTTCAGTTATCGCAACAAATGGCGGAAAACCTCAAGATTATGAAGGATTACACAAATCAGCTAAAAAAGGTTTACCAGTAGTAGCTATCAATACTACAGCAGGTACTTCAGCAGAAATTACAATTAACTACGTTATTACTGACGAAGAACGTAAAGTTAAAATGGTAATGGTTGATAAAAATAGTTTAGCATTAATCTCAGTTAATGACCCAGAATTAATGGTTTCTAAACCAGCTCCATTAACTGCAGCAACAGGTATGGATGCTTTAACTCACGCTGTTGAAGCATTAGTAACACCAGGTGCTTATGGAGTAACTAAAAAATTATCAATTGGTGCAATTGAATTAATTAAAGAATACTTACCACGTGCTGTAAAAGACGGTCACGATATCGAAGCTCGTGAAGGAATGGTAAATGCTATCTTCTTAGGTGGTATGTCATTCAATAACGCAGGTTTAGGTTATGTACACTCAATGGCTCACCAATTAGGTGCTGTATACAAATTACCACACGGTGTATGCTGTGCAATGTTATTACCAGTTATTGAACGTGAAAATGCAAAACGTGTTCCAGCAGCATTCCGCGATGTAGCAAAAGCTTTAGGATTAGATCCAGCAGGTAAAACAGATGAAGAATGTGCGGCTTATGCAATTAAAGAAATTGAAACATTATCTGAAACAGTAGGTATTCCTAAAAAATTAACTGAATTAGGAATTGAAGAAAAAGATTTTGATTTCGAATATCTATCAAACAATGCATTAATTGATGCTTGTGCACCTGGTAACCCATTCATGCCAACATTAGAAGAAACAATTGCTTTCTATAAAGAATTATTCTAA
- a CDS encoding rhamnulokinase has translation MSLMKVLAIDLGASSGRVMQAVYNGSSLQLSEVHRFKNEPVNLNDGLYWNLLHLFGEIKQGIKKASNDSIPIRSISVDTWGVDYAYLDHNGDLLYQPHCYRDNRMGRYEESFYQLISKNELFKKTGVQPATFNTILQIYSDLQEKPQLKEVVQRVLFIPDLINYLLAGVLANEYTIASTSGLLDVFTQDFSEEIFEKLGIPTKWFSSPVKNGVVLRDLSPRIVQKLKVEPFKVIAGAGHDTAAAVLAIPYENEKGTVFISCGTWSLVGIESDKPVITDEAFESGLTNEGCFDGKYRLLQNTTGMWIIQELQRDWRSQGEEVSFAEMVQLAEKVTDNQTWIYPNNPVFASPGDMESKIKEFCKVTGQAVPQTKGHIVRIVIESLALTYLETIEQLENLTKQEMTTVQMVGGGIQNKLLCQITASFTNRLVITGPVEASALGNILSQLLTLEVIHSRQEAKNLIKASEDVTRYEPQPVEGFTNIQQKFKQIKKGISSC, from the coding sequence ATGAGCTTAATGAAAGTGTTAGCTATTGATTTAGGAGCAAGTTCAGGTCGTGTCATGCAAGCCGTTTATAATGGCAGCTCCCTCCAGTTATCAGAGGTTCATCGGTTCAAAAATGAGCCGGTGAATCTTAACGATGGATTGTATTGGAATTTGTTACACCTATTTGGTGAAATCAAACAAGGAATTAAAAAAGCTTCAAATGATTCTATTCCGATTCGTTCCATTTCTGTTGATACATGGGGAGTGGACTATGCATACTTAGATCACAATGGAGATTTGCTCTATCAACCGCATTGCTACAGAGATAATCGAATGGGGCGTTATGAGGAATCGTTCTATCAATTAATTTCAAAAAATGAATTATTTAAGAAAACAGGAGTTCAACCTGCAACGTTTAATACAATCTTGCAAATTTATTCAGATTTACAAGAAAAACCACAGCTAAAAGAAGTCGTACAAAGAGTTTTGTTTATCCCAGATTTAATTAATTACTTATTAGCGGGTGTTCTTGCAAACGAATATACAATCGCAAGTACAAGTGGGTTACTCGATGTATTCACACAAGATTTTTCAGAAGAAATTTTTGAAAAACTTGGAATTCCAACTAAATGGTTCTCATCACCAGTTAAAAATGGGGTAGTATTAAGAGATTTATCACCAAGAATTGTTCAAAAATTAAAAGTTGAACCGTTTAAAGTAATTGCAGGAGCTGGACATGATACAGCGGCAGCAGTTTTAGCAATTCCTTATGAAAATGAAAAAGGTACTGTATTTATTTCATGTGGTACTTGGTCTTTAGTAGGAATTGAATCTGATAAACCGGTGATTACGGATGAAGCATTTGAATCAGGTCTAACAAATGAAGGATGCTTCGATGGTAAATACAGATTACTTCAAAATACAACTGGCATGTGGATTATCCAAGAATTACAACGTGACTGGAGAAGTCAAGGTGAAGAAGTAAGCTTTGCTGAAATGGTACAATTAGCTGAAAAAGTAACGGATAATCAAACATGGATTTATCCAAACAATCCAGTATTTGCTTCACCAGGAGATATGGAAAGTAAAATTAAAGAGTTTTGTAAAGTAACAGGACAAGCTGTTCCTCAAACAAAAGGACATATTGTACGAATTGTAATTGAAAGTTTAGCATTAACTTATTTAGAAACAATTGAACAATTAGAAAACTTAACAAAACAAGAAATGACAACCGTACAAATGGTAGGTGGAGGAATCCAAAATAAATTATTGTGTCAAATTACTGCTAGCTTCACAAATCGTCTTGTTATTACAGGACCCGTGGAAGCAAGTGCATTAGGAAATATCCTTTCTCAATTATTGACACTAGAAGTGATTCATTCACGTCAAGAAGCAAAAAATCTAATTAAAGCTTCAGAAGATGTGACTCGTTATGAGCCTCAACCTGTTGAAGGATTTACAAATATTCAACAAAAATTCAAACAAATTAAGAAAGGAATTTCATCATGTTAA
- a CDS encoding ABC transporter permease: protein MEEKNSIWTKLVKTVGLQKLIAIIALIVIFGFFAISSESFRSFDTAVSILDASYYIGFLAIGVTFVIITGGIDLSIGTVMMCAAITGGVLHTKMGWPLWLALLAILVIGGVFGLFNGVLIARFGLPPFIATLGTMMISRGLSSIISNVQSITFPLRGTGEGWYKDLFRTQDNFPTGLIVLIVVALLAAVVLNKTKVGRYIFAIGSNKEATRLSGVNVIKWEGTAYVISGLLAGLAGIAYAATYSTILPGTGNGMELDAIAGVVVGGTSLAGGVGSVIGTIIGVFIMSVLKIGLPYIDLQPHYQLFITGFVVIVAVYSDILIRQNKKK, encoded by the coding sequence ATGGAAGAGAAAAACTCCATCTGGACTAAACTAGTAAAAACAGTTGGGCTACAAAAATTAATCGCAATAATCGCATTGATTGTTATTTTTGGATTTTTTGCAATCTCAAGTGAATCATTCCGTTCATTTGATACAGCAGTTAGCATCTTAGATGCATCTTATTACATTGGGTTTTTAGCTATTGGGGTAACATTCGTTATTATCACTGGTGGGATTGACTTATCTATCGGTACTGTAATGATGTGTGCTGCTATTACTGGTGGTGTGCTCCATACAAAAATGGGTTGGCCTTTATGGTTAGCGCTTTTAGCAATTTTAGTGATTGGAGGTGTATTCGGATTATTCAACGGAGTATTAATTGCGAGATTTGGTTTGCCACCATTCATTGCAACACTTGGTACAATGATGATTTCACGTGGTTTAAGTTCAATCATTTCTAATGTACAAAGTATTACATTCCCATTACGTGGAACAGGTGAAGGTTGGTATAAAGACCTATTCAGAACGCAAGATAACTTCCCGACAGGGTTGATTGTACTGATTGTTGTAGCATTGTTAGCAGCAGTTGTATTAAATAAAACAAAAGTTGGGCGTTACATTTTCGCAATTGGTTCTAATAAAGAAGCTACAAGACTTTCTGGGGTTAATGTTATCAAATGGGAAGGTACAGCGTATGTTATTAGTGGATTATTAGCTGGTTTAGCTGGTATCGCATATGCGGCAACTTACTCAACAATTCTTCCTGGTACTGGTAACGGTATGGAACTTGACGCAATCGCAGGGGTAGTAGTCGGTGGTACTTCATTAGCCGGTGGTGTTGGTTCAGTAATTGGTACAATTATTGGGGTATTCATTATGTCAGTATTGAAAATTGGTTTACCATATATCGACTTACAACCACACTATCAATTATTCATCACAGGATTTGTAGTAATTGTAGCGGTTTACTCTGATATTTTAATCCGTCAAAACAAGAAAAAATAA
- the agaF gene encoding PTS galactosamine/N-acetylgalactosamine transporter subunit IIA, which translates to MIGLILTGHGEYAVGVAHALEMIAGKQEAFKVVPFRESEPMETLEQNMRTAIEELQETTDGIVVYADLLGGSPFKAAMMASVAFENVEVVVGTNLPMLIEIAMFREFASDAKAVVTQSLSAGKEGIQHVVLPTKEEKIENDEEGI; encoded by the coding sequence ATGATTGGATTAATTTTAACAGGACATGGGGAGTATGCAGTTGGTGTAGCTCATGCATTAGAAATGATTGCAGGGAAGCAAGAGGCATTTAAAGTAGTTCCATTTCGTGAAAGTGAACCGATGGAAACATTAGAACAAAATATGCGAACTGCAATAGAAGAATTACAAGAAACAACAGATGGAATTGTGGTTTATGCAGATTTATTAGGAGGAAGTCCTTTTAAAGCAGCTATGATGGCTTCAGTAGCGTTCGAAAATGTTGAAGTAGTAGTAGGGACTAATTTACCAATGTTAATTGAAATTGCAATGTTCCGTGAATTTGCGAGTGACGCAAAAGCGGTAGTAACACAAAGCTTAAGTGCTGGTAAAGAAGGAATTCAACATGTAGTATTACCAACAAAAGAAGAAAAAATTGAGAATGATGAGGAAGGAATTTAA
- a CDS encoding RbsD/FucU family protein, with product MLKQIPKILSPDLVAYLMEMGHGDELVIADANFPAHRIGQRVVRMDGHGVPVALEAILKLLPLDTYSSYQAGLMQVVPGDTTVPVIWDEYKKILEESHPGAAIKEFERFEFYDQAEKAYLVIQTGESALYGNIILKKGVL from the coding sequence ATGTTAAAACAAATTCCTAAAATTTTGAGTCCTGATTTAGTGGCATATTTAATGGAAATGGGTCATGGTGATGAGCTGGTAATCGCGGATGCGAATTTTCCAGCTCACCGCATTGGACAACGTGTTGTTCGTATGGACGGACATGGAGTTCCGGTAGCGTTAGAAGCAATTCTAAAATTATTACCATTAGACACTTATAGTTCTTATCAAGCAGGACTAATGCAAGTAGTGCCAGGAGATACAACAGTTCCAGTAATTTGGGATGAGTATAAAAAAATATTAGAAGAAAGTCATCCAGGTGCAGCGATTAAAGAATTTGAACGTTTTGAGTTTTATGATCAAGCCGAGAAAGCTTATCTAGTCATTCAAACGGGAGAAAGTGCCTTGTATGGCAATATTATTCTTAAAAAAGGCGTTTTATAA
- a CDS encoding ABC transporter substrate-binding protein, which produces MKKSLKFAIATFACASAILAGCSSKSGGGSASGSKGGDFKVEVIAKGFQHDFWKAVNKGASKAADELGAKITFVGPQNETAIAEQLEQLNNAINKNPKAIALAALDTEAELDAIKQAQSKNIPIIGFDSGVPGAPEGAIKATASTDNHAAGGNAAENLFKLLESKVGDKKARIGVVSQEVNSLSITQRTSGFIDKMVELLEKKGIKTAVVGHDKFKNNVSEADAKVVIEVRVPAQVDDAAGKTEASTVLEKEDTIAIYGSNEFAAKAIINANGGFKESKLGKDKILAVGFDSGALQQDAIRKGIFVGSVTQDPVQIGYQAVKLAIASAKGETVKDVDTGSKWYDASNIDKEDIKALLYE; this is translated from the coding sequence ATGAAAAAATCATTGAAATTTGCAATTGCCACTTTTGCTTGTGCTTCTGCTATCTTAGCAGGCTGTTCATCAAAATCAGGTGGTGGATCAGCATCAGGTTCAAAAGGTGGAGATTTTAAAGTAGAAGTAATTGCGAAAGGTTTCCAACATGACTTTTGGAAAGCAGTTAACAAAGGTGCTTCAAAAGCAGCAGATGAATTAGGTGCTAAAATTACATTCGTAGGACCACAAAATGAAACAGCGATTGCTGAACAATTAGAACAATTAAACAACGCAATCAACAAAAATCCAAAAGCTATTGCATTAGCAGCTTTAGATACAGAAGCTGAATTAGATGCAATTAAACAAGCTCAAAGCAAAAATATTCCAATTATCGGGTTTGACTCAGGGGTACCTGGTGCACCAGAAGGAGCTATTAAAGCAACAGCTTCAACTGACAACCACGCTGCTGGGGGAAATGCTGCAGAAAACTTATTCAAATTATTAGAAAGCAAAGTTGGAGATAAAAAAGCTCGTATAGGGGTTGTTTCTCAAGAAGTAAACTCTCTATCAATCACTCAAAGAACAAGTGGTTTTATTGATAAAATGGTTGAATTATTAGAGAAAAAAGGTATTAAAACAGCTGTAGTTGGACATGACAAATTCAAAAACAATGTTTCAGAAGCAGATGCAAAAGTTGTCATTGAAGTTCGTGTTCCTGCACAAGTAGACGATGCTGCTGGTAAAACAGAAGCTTCAACTGTATTAGAAAAAGAAGATACTATTGCAATTTATGGTTCAAATGAATTTGCTGCAAAAGCAATCATCAACGCAAACGGTGGTTTCAAAGAATCTAAATTAGGCAAAGATAAAATCTTAGCTGTTGGTTTTGACTCAGGTGCTTTACAACAAGACGCTATCCGTAAAGGTATCTTTGTAGGTTCAGTTACTCAAGACCCAGTTCAAATTGGTTACCAAGCTGTTAAATTAGCAATTGCTTCAGCTAAAGGTGAAACAGTTAAAGACGTAGATACAGGTTCTAAATGGTATGATGCTTCAAACATCGACAAAGAAGATATCAAAGCATTATTATATGAATAA